The Desulfuromonas acetexigens genome has a segment encoding these proteins:
- a CDS encoding transporter has protein sequence MSRAGWILTVCMLAALIGTPVGAAKNDARPGGLVAASFGPAGLGLPVGKLVTTLHYRYMETDGVRYHRDKLNGNGKLTKHIGVIKLRYGLAPGLDIRSSVTLYDIERKNRKTGDSEDLGSVGDAILCLHAVLLDQSKGAPFSLAVDTAAVLPTANVSDKSVDSLGNRAWGAGFGLGLTRFLRSHRFDQELHYFTFTEGEHDYRNPDRLRCNTAWTWALNKYVDVGVESLFEWNGESERNNQRRDDSKREWYVGPKLSFKHQPTAINAGVLITYPVYRWYENPKGTPSDGYRFEIRLSKVFDLF, from the coding sequence ATGAGCAGAGCCGGGTGGATTTTAACGGTGTGTATGTTGGCGGCGCTGATCGGAACTCCGGTCGGGGCGGCCAAGAACGATGCCCGCCCCGGCGGGCTGGTGGCCGCCTCCTTCGGTCCTGCCGGGCTCGGTTTGCCCGTGGGCAAGCTGGTGACGACCTTGCATTATCGGTACATGGAGACGGACGGGGTGCGCTACCACCGTGACAAACTGAACGGCAACGGAAAGCTAACCAAACACATCGGCGTCATTAAGCTGCGCTACGGTCTCGCTCCGGGGTTGGACATCCGTTCGTCGGTGACCCTTTACGACATCGAACGCAAGAACCGCAAAACCGGGGATTCCGAGGATCTGGGTTCGGTTGGCGACGCCATCCTCTGTCTGCATGCGGTCCTTCTCGATCAGAGTAAAGGGGCGCCCTTCAGCCTGGCCGTGGATACCGCCGCCGTTCTGCCGACGGCGAACGTCAGCGACAAAAGCGTCGATTCCCTCGGTAACCGCGCCTGGGGCGCGGGCTTCGGTCTCGGGCTCACACGCTTTTTGCGTTCCCACCGCTTCGACCAGGAACTCCATTACTTCACCTTCACCGAAGGGGAACACGACTACCGCAATCCCGACCGCCTTCGCTGCAACACCGCCTGGACCTGGGCCTTGAACAAATATGTCGACGTCGGGGTGGAATCCCTCTTCGAGTGGAACGGCGAAAGCGAGCGGAACAATCAGCGACGGGACGACTCGAAGCGGGAATGGTACGTCGGCCCGAAACTTTCCTTCAAACACCAGCCGACGGCGATCAACGCGGGCGTGCTGATCACCTACCCCGTCTACCGCTGGTACGAAAACCCCAAGGGCACCCCCTCGGACGGCTATCGCTTCGAGATCAGGCTGAGCAAGGTGTTTGATCTGTTCTGA